The following is a genomic window from Verrucomicrobiota bacterium.
GGGTCGGCAACCAGATCAAGGAATCGCTCAAACTGCATTGTCCTGAGGCGGCCAACGATGGCGAAGTCATCCGGCTGCTCAAATTGGTGGGCATTCCCGCGCCGGAATCACGACTTAAGGATTATCCGCACCAGATGTCCGGCGGCATGCAGCAGCGCGTCATGATTGCCATGGCGCTGGCCTCCCGCCCCAAGCTGGTCATCGCGGATGAACCGACCACGGCGCTGGATGTGACGATCCAGGCGCAGGTGCTGGAACTGCTGCTCGATCTCAAGCGTCGCCTGGGCATGAGCATTCTGCTCATCACGCACAATCTGGGAATTGTCAGTGATCTGGCCGATCGCGTCATCGTCATGTACGCCGGACAAGTGGTGGAAACCGCGCCCGCCCGCGCGTTGCTCAAACATCCCCGGCATCCCTACACCCGCGCCCTGCTGAATTCCGTGCCACGGCTGGGCGGTGAAGTCGCGCGGCTGACCGCCATTC
Proteins encoded in this region:
- a CDS encoding ABC transporter ATP-binding protein: MSFLEITNLTLEFGTPEHPLRAVDGVSLSLEAGESICLVGESGCGKSLTALSIARLVPCPPARYVAGEIRLNGRDVLHLPARELRKIRGGMVSYIFQEPGASLNPVFRVGNQIKESLKLHCPEAANDGEVIRLLKLVGIPAPESRLKDYPHQMSGGMQQRVMIAMALASRPKLVIADEPTTALDVTIQAQVLELLLDLKRRLGMSILLITHNLGIVSDLADRVIVMYAGQVVETAPARALLKHPRHPYTRALLNSVPRLGGEVARLTAIPGSVPALDQMPVGCRFHPRCPLAKPECSRTPPELLQVESSRWVRCPYT